In one Ornithorhynchus anatinus isolate Pmale09 chromosome 19, mOrnAna1.pri.v4, whole genome shotgun sequence genomic region, the following are encoded:
- the C19H1orf115 gene encoding uncharacterized protein C1orf115 homolog: protein MTVGTRLRAKLGRRTSGRREEEGTAILPPQDQLEDEEEEGPAIQPPQDQLEDEEEEGPAIQPPQDQLQLEEGPAIQPPQDQLQLEEGPAILPPQDQLQLEEGAGLGEQPGRSRAPRPKRVHLAFLPERYELLEEQGAAPAKPPKKYRRKLKKYGKNVGKVLTKGCRYLVIGLQELANAYSAPFGVAATLASLVR, encoded by the exons ATGACGGTGGGCACCCGGCTTCGTGCCAAGCTGGGCCGCCGCACctccgggaggcgggaggaggagggcaccGCCATCCTGCCCCCCCAGGACCAgctggaggacgaggaggaggagggccccgCCATCCAGCCCCCCCAGGACCAgctggaggacgaggaggaggagggccccgCCATCCAGCCCCCCCAGGACCAGCTGCAGTTGGAGGAGGGCCCCGCCATCCAGCCCCCCCAGGACCAGCTGCAGTTGGAGGAGGGCCCCGCCATCCTGCCCCCCCAGGACCAGCTGCAGTTGGAGGAGGGAGCGGGACTCGGAGAGCAGCCGGGCCGGTCCAGGGCTCCCCGACCCAAGAGGGTCCACCTCGCCTTCCTCCCGGAGAGGTACGAGctgctggaggagcagggggccgcCCCCGCGAAACCCCCCAAGAAATATCGGAGGAAGCTGAAGAAGTACGGCAAG AACGTCGGCAAAGTGCTCACCAAGGGATGCCGCTACTTAGTCATTGGCCTGCAAGAACTAGCCAACGCCTACTCGGCCCCCTTTGGAGTGGCCGCCACCTTGGCGTCATTGGTCCGTTAA